The following coding sequences lie in one Rutidosis leptorrhynchoides isolate AG116_Rl617_1_P2 chromosome 4, CSIRO_AGI_Rlap_v1, whole genome shotgun sequence genomic window:
- the LOC139904383 gene encoding uncharacterized protein isoform X5, which yields MSSRYSYAAWSAGVEVQVTRKSYNTQLVVMDENPETSTTTTTLAKPQDGGFLKPHIFTLTIPQVDGGSNLSVKVRWSQKISYRDGDFTLHIPFTFPEYVTPPGKKLSKKEKIQLNVNIGLGTQVVCRTASHPLKEQKREVGKLAFLYEAEVLTWSTIDFVFTYSVPTSSSFGGIFLQSPSSLGSIDQREMFSLYLFPPGLSKKKKVIKKEVLFVVDISGSMKGMTIEATKSAVVAALSKLDQGDSFSIMAFNDQTYLYSSTLELVTKQSLEKATNWIAMNFIAGGGTDMSIALNQAIEMLSGAKKSLPIIFFVTDGAVENERQICEVMIKQLEYQGGSNLCPRIYTFGIGSFCNHYFLRMLAMIGRGHYEAASDPESIVAQMEALFSRAASTVLMNISIDGLDDLDALEVYPSVVPDICSEGPLIIFGHYRGGFPDTLKARGILAAEDMSDITIDLKVHRAKDVPLDKVLAKQQIEQYTTQAWFLQDKKLEEKVAKVSMQTGVVSEYTRMILLETVQDKQATSSDIKQGKKETNTQKMEKSSAAMIKVLQPLGVGFGNLIATIENIPPGYEPKLPDQAEMLVRAAGNCCVNLCGKCCCLCCIQVCSKMNDQCAILVTQFCGSLAFLGCFVCCEMCCGSD from the exons ATGTCGTCTCGCTATTCCTATGCCGCCTGGTCTGCAG GTGTAGAGGTTCAAGTTACCAGAAAATCGTATAACACGCAGTTAGTTGTCATGGATGAAAACCCTGAAACTTCTACTACAACTACTACTCTAGCCAAACCTCAAGACGGAGGCTTTCTCAAACCTCACATATTTACCTTGACAATACCACAG GTTGATGGTGGTTCAAATCTTTCAGTCAAAGTAAGATGGTCTCAGAAAATTAGTTATAGAGATGGAGACTTCACGTTACACATTCCTTTCACTTTCCCTGAGTATGTTACTCCTCCCGGAAAGAAACTCTCAAAAAAGGAAAAGATACAACTCAATGTCAACATTGGCTTGGGCACACAGGTTGTCTGTCGAACAGCTAGTCATCCACTCAAG GAGCAAAAGCGGGAAGTAGGAAAACTGGCCTTTTTGTATGAAGCAGAAGTTCTTACATGGTCAACTATTGATTTTGTGTTTACGTACTCT GTTCCTACAAGCAGTTCATTTGGTGGTATATTTTTGCAGTCTCCATCATCACTAGGTAGTATAGACCAAAGGGAGATGTTTTCTTTGTACCTGTTTCCACCTGGTCTCAGCAAAAAG AAGAAGGTTATTAAGAAGGAAGTACTTTTTGTTGTGGATATAAGTGGAAGCATGAAGGGAATGACAATTGAGGCTACAAAAAGCGCGGTTGTTGCAGCACTGTCAAAACTGGATCAAGGAGATTCATTTAGTATAATGGCATTTAATGACCAGACTTACTTGTATTCATCAACCTTGGAGTTGGTAAccaaacaatcgcttgaaaaagcaACCAATTGGATCGCCATGAATTTCATTGCTGGTGGCGGTACTGACATGTCAATCGCTCTCAATCAG GCCATAGAAATGTTGTCTGGGGCCAAAAAATCACTTCCAATCATCTTCTTTGTGACTGACGGGGCTGTTGAAAATGAGAGACAAATTTGTGAAGTTATGATCAAACAACTAGAATATCAAGGAGGATCAAATCTGTGTCCGCGAATATACACTTTTGGTATAG GTTCGTTCTGCAATCACTACTTTTTGCGAATGCTTGCGATGATTGGCAGAGGACATTATGAGGCTGCATCTGATCCAG AGTCGATTGTAGCTCAAATGGAAGCTTTGTTTTCTAGAGCTGCTTCTACGGTTTTGATGAACATTTCCATTGATGGTCTGGACGATCTTGATGCTCTTGAG GTTTATCCTTCAGTTGTTCCAGATATATGTTCTGAAGGGCCACTGATCATATTTGGGCATTACAGGGGTGGTTTTCCTGACACGCTGAAAGCTAGAGGTATCCTAGCAGCAGAAGATATGAGTGACATCACTATTGACCTGAAGGTGCACCGAGCAAAAGACGTACCTCTTGACAAG GTCTTGGCAAAACAACAAATTGAACAATACACAACGCAAGCATGGTTTTTACAAGATAAAAAGCTTGAGGAGAAG GTAGCAAAAGTCAGCATGCAGACTGGTGTTGTTAGCGAGTATACACGTATGATCTTGCTGGAAACAGTTCAAGATAAGCAAGCTACGTCATCTGACATAAAACAG GGTAAAAAAGAAACGAATACTCAGAAAATGGAAAAATCTTCTGCTGCTATGATAAAAGTGTTGCAGCCGTTGGGTGTAGGATTTGGCAACTTGATTGCAACAATTGAGAACATCCCTCCGGGTTACGAACCAAAATTACCAGACCAAGCAGAAATGTTGGTTAGAGCAGCTGGCAACTGTTGTGTAAATCTATGTGGCAAGTGCTGTTGTCTGTGCTGCATTCAAGTCTGTTCAAAGATGAACGACCAATGTGCAATTCTTGTCACACAGTTTTGTGGTTCCTTGGCCTTTTTAGGCTGTTTTGTCTGCTGTGAAATGTGCTGTGGCTCAGACTGA